In Lepidochelys kempii isolate rLepKem1 chromosome 8, rLepKem1.hap2, whole genome shotgun sequence, a single genomic region encodes these proteins:
- the PIGC gene encoding phosphatidylinositol N-acetylglucosaminyltransferase subunit C, with product MVCAQVEASPRKHWQKVLYERQPFPDNYVDHRFLEELRKNIYARKYQYWAVVFESGVVIQQLCSVCIFVVIWWYMDDGLLTPQWLFGAGLASSLIGYILFDVIDLGVGRKESGRTWWADLKSTLVFIAFTYGFSPVLKTLTESISTDTIYAMSVLMLLGHLIFFDYGANAAIVSSTLSLNMAIFASVCLASRLPRSLHTFAMVTFAIQIFALWPMLQKKLKAQTPRCYVGVTLLFALSALAGLLTISGVAALLFALLLISISCLCPYCLIRLQLLKDNIHGPWDEAEIKDDLSRFLM from the coding sequence ATGGTCTGTGCCCAGGTGGAAGCGAGCCCTAGGAAGCATTGGCAGAAGGTGCTGTATgaaaggcagcccttcccagataACTATGTGGACCACCGGTTCCTGGAAGAGCTGCGGAAGAACATCTATGCCCGCAAGTACCAGTATTGGGCAGTGGTGTTTGAGTCTGGGGTGGTGATCCAACAGCTGTGCAGCGTCTGCATCTTCGTCGTCATCTGGTGGTACATGGATGATGGGCTGCTGACCCCACAGTGGCTGTTCGGGGCTGGCCTGGCCTCTTCCCTGATTGGCTACATCCTGTTTGATGTCATagacttgggggtggggaggaaggagagcgGTCGGACCTGGTGGGCGGACCTGAAGAGCACCCTGGTGTTCATAGCTTTCACCTACGGCTTCTCCCCAGTGCTGAAGACCCTGACAGAGTCGATCAGCACAGACACCATCTACGCCATGTCGGTCCTCATGCTCCTGGGGCACCTGATCTTCTTTGACTATGGGGCCAATGCCGCCATCGTCTCCAGCACGCTGTCCCTCAACATGGCCATCTTCGCTTCTGTGTGCTTGGCCTCCCggctgccccgctccctgcacacCTTCGCCATGGTCACCTTTGCCATCCAGATCTTTGCCCTGtggcccatgctgcagaagaagctcAAAGCGCAGACACCCCGCTGCTATGTGGGGGTGACCCTGCTCTTCGCCCTGTCTGCACTGGCTGGGCTGTTGACCATCTCGGGCGTCGCTGCCCTTCTCTTTGCCCTTCTGTTGATCTCCATTTCATGCCTGTGTCCTTATTGCCTCATCCGGCTGCAGCTGCTCAAAGACAACATTCATGGGCCTTGGGATGAAGCTGAAATCAAGGACGACCTCTCCAGGTTCCTCATGTAG